In one Deinococcus ruber genomic region, the following are encoded:
- a CDS encoding NAD(P)H-binding protein — protein MTRILILGANGGLARHATRQLLEHSDAELTLYLRQASRLKNPDPKRVRIIEGDVLDGQTLEGAVQGQDVVYANLSGEMARQATAIVQAMHRAGLRRLIFVSSMGIYGEVPGQPYSRMLDPYRDSAAIIEASDLDYTLLWPGWFTQKNEVKYQLTQKGEPFRGHDISMDSLADLILQLALDPQLHVRESLGVSRG, from the coding sequence ATGACCCGAATTCTGATTCTCGGTGCGAACGGCGGGCTGGCCCGGCACGCCACCCGGCAGCTGCTGGAGCACTCGGACGCCGAGCTGACCCTCTATCTGCGCCAGGCCAGCCGCCTAAAGAACCCGGACCCGAAGCGGGTACGCATCATCGAAGGTGACGTGCTCGACGGGCAGACGCTCGAAGGCGCCGTGCAGGGGCAGGACGTGGTGTACGCCAACCTGTCGGGCGAGATGGCCCGGCAGGCGACGGCCATCGTGCAGGCGATGCACAGGGCAGGGCTACGGCGGCTGATCTTTGTCAGCTCCATGGGCATCTACGGCGAGGTGCCGGGCCAGCCGTACAGCCGCATGCTGGACCCGTACCGGGACTCGGCCGCCATCATCGAGGCGTCGGACCTCGACTACACCCTGCTGTGGCCCGGATGGTTCACCCAGAAGAACGAGGTGAAGTACCAGCTCACCCAGAAAGGCGAGCCGTTCAGGGGGCACGACATCTCCATGGACAGCCTCGCTGACCTGATCCTGCAGCTGGCCCTCGACCCGCAGTTGCACGTCCGGGAAAGTCTGGGTGTCAGCCGGGGCT
- a CDS encoding aldo/keto reductase, with protein MQKRKLGNSGLEVSAMGLGCMRMSFGDTPTDRGEMMTFLRQAVERGVTFFDTAEVYGPFTNEELVGEALEPYKGQVVIATKFGFEPGPQGQTSPRNGPNSRPERIRQVAEESLKRLRVDTLDLFYQHRPDPQVPIEDVAGTVKELIQEGKVRHFGLSESDAETIRRAHAVQPVTALQSEYSIWWRAPEENGVLAACEELGIGFVPYSPLGRGFLTGAITADTVFDPNDIRRNNPRFTQEAIAANQAVVDLLGRIGQEKGATPAQIALAWLLFQKLWIVPIPGSRSLSRLDENNGAVEIELTAADLADIEQAMSNITVVGNRY; from the coding sequence ATGCAGAAACGCAAGTTGGGAAACAGTGGTCTGGAAGTTTCAGCGATGGGTCTGGGCTGCATGCGGATGAGCTTCGGCGACACGCCCACCGACAGGGGCGAGATGATGACCTTCCTGCGGCAGGCGGTCGAACGGGGCGTGACCTTCTTCGACACGGCCGAAGTGTACGGCCCGTTCACCAACGAGGAACTGGTCGGCGAGGCGCTGGAGCCGTACAAGGGGCAGGTGGTGATTGCCACCAAGTTCGGGTTCGAGCCGGGGCCGCAGGGTCAGACCAGCCCCAGGAACGGGCCCAACAGCCGGCCTGAACGGATCCGGCAGGTGGCCGAGGAGAGCCTGAAGCGGTTGCGAGTCGATACGCTCGACCTGTTCTACCAGCACCGCCCCGATCCGCAGGTGCCGATCGAGGATGTGGCGGGCACCGTGAAAGAGCTGATCCAGGAGGGGAAGGTACGGCACTTCGGTCTCTCCGAGTCGGACGCCGAGACCATCCGCCGGGCCCATGCGGTGCAGCCGGTGACAGCCCTGCAGAGCGAGTATTCGATCTGGTGGCGGGCCCCCGAGGAGAACGGCGTGCTTGCCGCCTGCGAGGAGCTGGGCATCGGCTTCGTGCCGTACAGTCCGCTGGGCCGGGGGTTCCTGACCGGGGCCATCACGGCCGACACGGTCTTCGACCCGAACGACATCCGGCGCAACAACCCGCGCTTCACCCAGGAAGCCATTGCGGCCAACCAGGCCGTGGTGGATCTGCTCGGCCGGATTGGTCAGGAGAAAGGCGCGACTCCAGCCCAGATCGCCCTCGCGTGGTTGCTGTTCCAGAAGCTCTGGATCGTGCCGATCCCCGGCAGCCGCAGCCTGTCTCGCCTCGACGAGAACAACGGCGCGGTCGAGATCGAGCTGACCGCCGCTGACCTGGCCGACATTGAGCAGGCCATGTCGAACATCACCGTGGTGGGTAACCGCTACTGA
- a CDS encoding nuclear transport factor 2 family protein: MAQTQHRTGIHPRLLEEEHDFKTVKLAQTVNDTSEHIGGPTTMTVAQEQQAKTEVLESHQALFRAMVEGRTDVLDDLLEDRFTLTHITGYVQPRDEWLAEIRSAKFRYHEIDEKNVSVELAGSTAVLISRAVFTVTIGGSRGTWSLQSTLQYRRTKGHWTVDWYRARFD; this comes from the coding sequence TTGGCGCAGACTCAACACCGGACCGGCATTCACCCTCGACTGCTGGAAGAAGAGCATGACTTTAAGACCGTCAAGTTGGCGCAGACCGTGAACGATACATCTGAGCACATCGGAGGTCCGACCACCATGACCGTAGCCCAGGAACAGCAGGCGAAAACCGAAGTCCTGGAGAGCCACCAGGCCCTGTTCCGTGCCATGGTGGAGGGGCGCACCGACGTCCTCGATGACCTTCTGGAAGACCGGTTCACGCTGACCCACATCACCGGATACGTGCAGCCCAGAGACGAGTGGCTGGCAGAGATTCGCTCCGCGAAGTTCAGGTACCACGAGATCGATGAGAAGAACGTATCCGTCGAGCTTGCGGGCAGCACCGCCGTCCTTATCAGCCGGGCGGTGTTCACAGTCACCATCGGCGGTTCCAGAGGCACCTGGAGCCTACAGAGCACTTTGCAGTACCGCAGGACGAAGGGGCACTGGACAGTGGACTGGTACCGGGCCAGGTTCGACTGA
- a CDS encoding aldo/keto reductase, with protein MQERQLGQGLKVSALGYGAMGLSGVYDGGAGKEDGLRVLHAAVERGITLFDTAEAYGPFDNERLLGEALTSVRDQVVIATKFGFGIRQDGSRYGLDSRPEHIREVVDTMLARLKTDHIDLLYQHRVDPNVPIEDVAGTVGHLIQAGKVRHFGLSEASAKTIRQAHAVQPVTAVQSEYSLWTRDPEKNGVLTACEELGIGFVPFSPLGAGFLTGTIDPSTKLAADDFRSVSPRFQQDALQANMALVDLLKRVAAEKTATPAQIALAWLLARKPWIVPIPGTRKVSRLEENIGAVDLTLTPAELQEIGEAAAKVPVQGERLPEAVLKFTNG; from the coding sequence ATGCAAGAACGTCAACTGGGACAGGGCCTGAAGGTATCGGCCCTTGGGTACGGCGCGATGGGCCTGAGCGGCGTCTACGACGGCGGGGCGGGCAAGGAAGATGGCCTGCGCGTCCTGCATGCGGCTGTCGAGAGGGGCATCACCCTGTTCGACACGGCCGAGGCCTACGGACCGTTCGACAACGAGCGGCTGCTCGGGGAGGCGCTGACCTCGGTACGAGACCAGGTGGTGATCGCTACCAAGTTTGGGTTCGGCATCCGCCAGGATGGCAGCCGATACGGCCTGGACAGCCGACCGGAACACATCCGCGAGGTCGTTGATACCATGCTCGCTCGCCTGAAGACCGACCACATCGACCTGCTGTACCAGCACCGGGTTGACCCGAATGTCCCGATCGAGGACGTGGCCGGCACGGTCGGACACCTCATCCAGGCGGGCAAGGTCCGGCATTTCGGCCTGTCCGAAGCCAGTGCGAAGACCATCCGCCAGGCACACGCGGTGCAGCCGGTGACCGCCGTGCAGAGCGAATACTCGCTGTGGACCCGTGACCCGGAGAAAAACGGCGTGCTGACCGCCTGTGAGGAACTGGGCATCGGCTTCGTGCCGTTCAGCCCGCTGGGCGCCGGGTTCCTGACCGGCACGATCGACCCGAGCACCAAGCTGGCCGCGGACGACTTCCGCAGCGTCTCGCCGCGGTTCCAGCAAGACGCCCTGCAGGCCAACATGGCCCTGGTAGACCTGCTCAAACGGGTGGCCGCCGAGAAGACCGCCACCCCGGCGCAGATTGCCCTGGCCTGGCTGCTGGCCCGGAAGCCGTGGATCGTGCCGATTCCCGGCACCCGTAAGGTCAGTCGCCTGGAGGAGAACATCGGTGCGGTGGACCTGACCCTGACTCCGGCTGAGCTACAGGAAATCGGAGAGGCGGCGGCGAAGGTTCCGGTGCAGGGCGAACGTCTGCCGGAAGCCGTTCTGAAATTCACCAACGGCTGA